A segment of the Candidatus Eisenbacteria bacterium genome:
CGCATGGAGTCGGCCGACATCGTGATCGTAGGCGGTGGTGTGATGGGCTCGTCGATCGCCTGGCATCTGTGCGAGGACGGCGTGCGCGGACGCGTCGTGGTGATCGAACGCGATCCGAGCTACGCGCGTGCCTCGTCGCGGCTCGCGCTCGGAGGCGTCCGCCAGCAGTTCGGTTCCGATGTGAACATCCGCCTCGTTCAATGGAGCGTGCGTTTCTGGCGCCAGTTCGACGACTTGATGAGCGTCAACGGGCACGAGGCGCACGCGAACTTCCGGTCGCGCGGCTATCTGTTCCTCGCGGACGACGCGCATGCGCGGCACTTCGAGGAGCGGCTCGCGATGATGCGGCTGTTCGGCGCTCAGGTCGAGCGACTCGAACTCGATGAGATCGCCAAGCGGGTGCCCGGCGTCGCGCTCGACGACATCCGCTTCGGCGTGTTCGGTGCCGACGACGGCTACGCGAACCCACACGAAGTGCTGCACGGCTTTCGCGCCGGCGCGCAGGCGGCGGGGGCCGAGTTCCGGACGGGCGAGGTCGTCGCGATCGAGAGTCAGCATGCGCGAGTGCGCGAAGTGCAGCTCGCCGATGGCACGCGCATCGCGACGCGCAACGTGGTGATCGCGGCCGGCGCGTGGTCGCGGCCGCTCGGCGCGATGCTCGGGGTCGAGTTCCCGATCGAGCCGCAGCGCCAGTCGCTGTTTCGCTGCGCGCTGCCCGAGAGGGCGTCGCGGCGCTTCCCGATGGTGATCGATCCGAGCGGGGTGCACTGGCGACACGAAGACGACGACCGTGGCGCCGCGCACGACGCCATCGTGGTCGCGTGCACGCGCGCGGAGGAGCCGATGGGGGAGAACTTCGAGCCCGATCCGACCCGGTGGAGCCGCGACTTCCTGCCGGCACTCGCGCGCCGGCTTCCGGGTCTTCGCGGCCTCGAGCCGCTCGAGACCTGGGCGGGGCTCTACGAGATGACGCCCGATCACAATCCGCTGATCGGCGCGTGCGACACGGTGGGAGGGCTGTACGTCGCCGCGGGTTTCAGCGGCCACGGTCTCATGATGTCGCCGGCGGTCGGCAAGGCGATGTCCGAGATCGTTCGGCTGGGTCGCGCCGAAACCGTCGACGTCTCGCCGCTTTCACCCGACCGCTTCGAGCGCGGCGCGCTGTTTCGGGACGGGGCGATGATCTGAGGCTCGGCCGCCCGCCTTGACCCACCCTGAAAGCGCGTGGTACAAACCTGCGTTCCCCACCCGCTCGACGGGTCCACCGCGAGCGATGGGCAGCTCTCGAACTGGGTTGCCAGGCAGGTCGAAGTGATCGCCGGAACCTCAAGCGTTTCAAGGAGAAGCGATGTACGCCATCGTCAACATCAACGGCAATCAGACCCGGGTCGAGCCGAACGCGATCGTGACCGTTCCGCGCGTCAAGGGCGAGCCGGGTGCCAGGCTCACCTTTGATCAGGTGATGCTGGTCTCCAACGGCGACTCGATCACGGTCGGCAAGCCGTACCTCAAAGGTGCCAGCGTTGCGTTCGAAGTCGTGGACCATCCGCGCGGCGAGAAGATCTACGTGATGAAGTTCAAGCGTCGTCGCGACTTCAGCCGTCGCACCGGACATCGCAGCGAGCTGACCCGACTCAAGGTGTCGGCCATTCAGGCGTAGGAGAACGACATGGCACATAAAAAGGGTCAATCCTCGACCCGGAACGGCCGCGAGTCGAACGCGCAGCGCCTCGGCGTCAAACGGTTCGGCGGCGAGGTCGTGGAGTGCGGCAGCATCATCGTGCGGCAGCGTGGCTTCAAGTTTCATCCGGGCGAGAACGTCGGCGTCGGCAGCGACGACACGCTGTTCGCCATGGTGCACGGCACCGTGAAGTTCACGCGCTACGGTCGCGATCGCAAGCGTGTGCACGTGGTGCCGGGCTCGCCTTCCTCGAACTGACCGCTCGCAACATCCGCGCGCCACGCCGTCCTCGGGCTCTCGTCCCGGACCGCGTGGCGTTTCGGTTTAGGAGCGGAGTCCACGCCCGCTCGCAATCATCCGGGACCCGGCGTCCCGCCCATTCAAGGAGGAACACGTGAAGAACAAGGTCGCCGTGATCGGAGCGGGCAACGTGGGCGCGAGTGCGGCTCTGTTCATCGCGGAACGCGCGCTCGCCGACGTGGTGCTGATCGATCGCCCCGAGATGGACGGCATGCCGCAGGGCAAGGCGCTCGACATGCAGCAGGCCGCCCCGCTGTGGCACAAGGGCGGACGCATCGACGGCGCAACCGACCTTGCCGCGGTCAAGGGTTGCGACGTGGTGGTGATGACGGCCGGCTTTCCGCGCAAGCCCGGCATGTCGCGCAGTGATCTGCTTAAAGCCAACGCCGACATCATCCGGCCCGCCGCCGAGGCGGTGAAGCAACACGCACCGAATGCGATCGTGGTGGTGGTCACCAATCCGCTCGACGTCATGACCTGGCTGTTCTGGAAGACCACCGGATTCCCGAAGCACCGCGTGATCGGCATGGCCGGCATTCTCGACTCCGCGCGCTTCCGCGCCTTCCTCGCCATGGAGCTGGGTGTCTCGGGCGCCGACGTGCAGGCGATGGTGCTCGGCGGTCACGGCGACTCCATGGTGCCGGTGACGCAATACACCACGGTCTCGGGGATTCCGGTGTCGGAACTGATCGCGCCGGATCGTCTCGCCCAGATCGTTCAGCGCACCCGAGACGGCGGTGCCGAGATCGTGAAGCTCCTGAAGACCGGCTCGGCCTACTACGCGCCGGCGATGTCGGCGGTCGAGATGGTCGAGGCGATTCTCACCGACCAGAAGCGGCTGTTGCCGTGCTCGGTGCTGCTCGACGGCGAATACGACCAGAAGGGCATGTTCTGCGGCGTGCCGGTGGTGCTGGGTGCGAAGGGGGTCGAGAAGATCGTGACCCTCAAGCTGTCGGCGACCGATCAGGCGGCGCTCGCCAAGTCGGCCAAAGACGTCGCCGACATGATCGCGGAGCTGGGCGCTTAAGACCGTGCTCGTTCGCACGCTCGGCGTGATCCCTGCGCGCTTCGCCGCGCAGCGCTTTCCCGGCAAGCCGCTCGCGATGCTGTGGGGCAAGCCGATGCTGCGCCACGTCTGGGAGCGGGCGAGTCGCGTTGCGGGCCTCGACGAACTGGTGATCGCGACCGACGACGATCGGATCGCGACTGCGGCGCGCACGTGGGGCGCCACAGTCGAGCTGACTTCGCCCGACTGCACGAGCGGAACCGATCGCGTTGCAGAGGTCGCGCGACGGCGCGAGTCGGTCGAGCTGGCGCTCAACCTGCAAGGCGACGAGCCGGAGCTCGACGCCGACGCCGTCTCGCGACTCGTCGCCGGCATGCACGCCGACGTCTCGATCCAGATGGCGACACTCGCGCACGTCGAGGAGCATCCCGAAGTGTTCGGCTCGGCGGACGTGGTCAAGGTGGTGCTCGACGATGTCTCCGATGCGGTGTACTTCAGCCGCGCCGACATCGCATCCGGATCGCGCGGCGGCCCCGCCCTGCGGCACGTCGGTGTGTACGGATTCCGCCGCGCGCTGCTGCTCGCCTTCGCGGGCTGGTCGCCGGGATCACTCGAGCTGGCCGAACGGCTCGAGCAGCTTCGCGCGCTGCAGCGCGGCGTCAAGATCCGCGTCTTCACCGGCACGCGACCGTTTTCCGGTATCGACACACCTGAGCAGATGGCGGCACTCGAGCGGCGCGGACCACGTCCCGACGCGCAGTGACAACCGGCGGGCGCGAAAGTGTCAACCGCTGGTTGACACTCGGCACGATCGACGCCTGGCAAGCCATCGACTTTTGAGGGCCTTCGCCTCGAACCAACCGTGGCATCGTGACTGCTTGATCCAATTCCCCCACGGAGCCTGCTCGCGACCGTCGCGCCGCCTCAACCCGGGAGGATCGCCATGAATCGACTCGGCTTCACGTGCGGTGACGCAGGCGCATCGGCGACATCGCCCCGAGATCGGTCCGAGGGCTCCGTCCGGTGCGCGCGTTTCGAGCGACGACGATGGCGATGGATGAGTGAGCGCGCGCGTGCTCGCGTGTTCGAGGCGGGCGGCATCCAGCCGGCCGCCTCTCTCAATTCCACACGGCGCGCGGAGGTCGATCGAGGCCCAACGAGCTGACGTCGCTTTTGCCGACTTCCTGGCCGGTGATAGTCTGCCGCCGCTTCAGATCGGATGCAGACGATTCGTCGGCACTTGTGGGGAGGCATGTCGATGTCCCTCGGACGCGATCGCAAGTGGAGCAGCGCCGCGGGCAGCGTGGGTACTCCCAGCGCCGAAGCGGAGGCCCGGCGAAATCGGGGCCGCGCCTACGGTGAGCCTCTCGGCGCGACCGAACGCCGCGATCTGTGGTGGCTGCAACCGGTTTCGCAGGCGCTCGGCCTCATGCTGCTCGGCGCGTACGCGACGTGGGCCGC
Coding sequences within it:
- the mdh gene encoding malate dehydrogenase, with product MKNKVAVIGAGNVGASAALFIAERALADVVLIDRPEMDGMPQGKALDMQQAAPLWHKGGRIDGATDLAAVKGCDVVVMTAGFPRKPGMSRSDLLKANADIIRPAAEAVKQHAPNAIVVVVTNPLDVMTWLFWKTTGFPKHRVIGMAGILDSARFRAFLAMELGVSGADVQAMVLGGHGDSMVPVTQYTTVSGIPVSELIAPDRLAQIVQRTRDGGAEIVKLLKTGSAYYAPAMSAVEMVEAILTDQKRLLPCSVLLDGEYDQKGMFCGVPVVLGAKGVEKIVTLKLSATDQAALAKSAKDVADMIAELGA
- a CDS encoding FAD-binding oxidoreductase, translated to MESADIVIVGGGVMGSSIAWHLCEDGVRGRVVVIERDPSYARASSRLALGGVRQQFGSDVNIRLVQWSVRFWRQFDDLMSVNGHEAHANFRSRGYLFLADDAHARHFEERLAMMRLFGAQVERLELDEIAKRVPGVALDDIRFGVFGADDGYANPHEVLHGFRAGAQAAGAEFRTGEVVAIESQHARVREVQLADGTRIATRNVVIAAGAWSRPLGAMLGVEFPIEPQRQSLFRCALPERASRRFPMVIDPSGVHWRHEDDDRGAAHDAIVVACTRAEEPMGENFEPDPTRWSRDFLPALARRLPGLRGLEPLETWAGLYEMTPDHNPLIGACDTVGGLYVAAGFSGHGLMMSPAVGKAMSEIVRLGRAETVDVSPLSPDRFERGALFRDGAMI
- the rplU gene encoding 50S ribosomal protein L21 translates to MYAIVNINGNQTRVEPNAIVTVPRVKGEPGARLTFDQVMLVSNGDSITVGKPYLKGASVAFEVVDHPRGEKIYVMKFKRRRDFSRRTGHRSELTRLKVSAIQA
- the rpmA gene encoding 50S ribosomal protein L27 yields the protein MAHKKGQSSTRNGRESNAQRLGVKRFGGEVVECGSIIVRQRGFKFHPGENVGVGSDDTLFAMVHGTVKFTRYGRDRKRVHVVPGSPSSN
- the kdsB gene encoding 3-deoxy-manno-octulosonate cytidylyltransferase; its protein translation is MIPARFAAQRFPGKPLAMLWGKPMLRHVWERASRVAGLDELVIATDDDRIATAARTWGATVELTSPDCTSGTDRVAEVARRRESVELALNLQGDEPELDADAVSRLVAGMHADVSIQMATLAHVEEHPEVFGSADVVKVVLDDVSDAVYFSRADIASGSRGGPALRHVGVYGFRRALLLAFAGWSPGSLELAERLEQLRALQRGVKIRVFTGTRPFSGIDTPEQMAALERRGPRPDAQ